A window of Candidatus Saccharibacteria bacterium contains these coding sequences:
- a CDS encoding 2,3-bisphosphoglycerate-dependent phosphoglycerate mutase, with product MAYISIYDATPLDEHQLTALLQPTDHYWTYCRDQIALDNLHPESEIISVFIGSTVTREIIERLPRLRLIACRSTGYNNIDMAAAREHGITVVNVPSYGERTVAEYTFALLLSLTRKLQATTQAVQAATYDQAAIMGTDLAGKTMGIIGMGRIGRHVAGIARAFGMEVLVYDPYPDETAARELSVELVSLDELAGRSDIISLHSPYTGDNHHLINDAFLSKAKSGAILINTARDELVDTRALIDALRTGRLAGAGLDVLEGEQLLKLDKELQVLNKDTLSGKTSAQSLQLDVLKRFANVIITPHNAFNTIEALERINRTTADNMIRFWYGETPNAVSAPDTRPGKLVIARHGESEWNAEGRWSGTRDVHLSEKGFHEAALLGQAVSDIQFDIAFTSQQIRTFETMSGMLDSIQQFDVPYRRDTALNERDYGEYTGLNKWQVKEKLGEDVFRHLRRDWDYPVPGGESLRMVYERAVPFYRQVILPELLSGKNVLVVSHGNAIRALVKYIEDISDEGIGGIEMLFGSILIYDVDHDGRMQHKRVAHIRTTPPNA from the coding sequence ATGGCTTATATCTCTATTTATGACGCGACGCCGCTGGACGAACATCAGCTGACCGCCTTATTGCAGCCCACCGACCATTACTGGACATACTGCCGGGATCAGATTGCCCTTGATAATCTGCACCCCGAGTCAGAAATCATCTCGGTATTCATCGGCAGCACCGTCACGCGGGAGATCATCGAGCGGCTGCCCCGCTTGCGGCTGATTGCCTGCCGTTCGACCGGCTACAACAACATCGATATGGCGGCAGCACGCGAGCATGGCATCACCGTCGTCAACGTCCCCAGCTACGGCGAGCGGACCGTGGCCGAATACACGTTCGCCTTACTGCTCAGCCTGACACGCAAACTGCAGGCGACGACCCAGGCCGTCCAGGCCGCCACATATGACCAGGCTGCCATCATGGGCACCGACCTGGCCGGTAAGACCATGGGCATCATCGGCATGGGACGGATCGGGCGGCATGTGGCCGGCATCGCCCGAGCTTTCGGCATGGAAGTGCTGGTCTACGACCCTTACCCCGATGAGACAGCTGCCCGGGAGTTGAGTGTCGAGCTGGTCAGCCTGGACGAATTGGCCGGGCGCAGCGACATCATCAGCCTGCACAGCCCGTACACCGGCGACAACCATCACCTCATTAATGACGCCTTCCTTTCCAAAGCCAAGTCTGGCGCGATACTTATCAACACCGCCCGCGACGAACTGGTAGACACCCGTGCCCTCATCGATGCCCTGCGCACCGGACGCCTTGCCGGTGCCGGCCTGGATGTGCTGGAAGGCGAACAGTTGCTGAAGCTGGACAAGGAGCTGCAGGTGCTTAACAAAGATACGCTCAGCGGCAAGACCTCCGCCCAAAGTTTGCAGCTGGATGTACTGAAGCGCTTTGCCAATGTCATCATTACGCCGCACAACGCCTTCAATACCATCGAGGCACTGGAACGCATCAACCGTACCACTGCCGATAACATGATCCGCTTCTGGTACGGCGAAACACCCAACGCTGTCAGCGCTCCGGATACTAGGCCCGGCAAGCTGGTCATCGCCCGCCACGGCGAATCGGAATGGAATGCCGAGGGCAGATGGTCGGGCACGCGGGATGTCCACCTCAGTGAGAAAGGCTTCCATGAAGCCGCTCTGCTCGGACAGGCCGTCAGCGATATCCAATTTGACATCGCCTTCACTTCACAGCAGATCCGTACTTTTGAGACGATGTCCGGCATGCTTGATTCCATCCAGCAGTTCGACGTGCCCTACCGGCGCGACACCGCCCTTAACGAACGCGACTACGGTGAATACACCGGCCTCAACAAGTGGCAGGTCAAGGAAAAACTTGGCGAGGATGTCTTTAGGCATCTGCGCCGCGACTGGGACTATCCCGTGCCGGGCGGCGAGAGCCTGCGGATGGTGTATGAACGGGCAGTGCCCTTTTACCGCCAGGTCATCCTGCCGGAGCTGCTGTCCGGCAAGAACGTACTAGTGGTATCGCACGGCAATGCCATCCGCGCCCTGGTGAAATACATCGAGGATATCTCTGATGAGGGCATCGGTGGCATAGAAATGCTGTTTGGCAGCATCCTTATATACGACGTCGACCACGACGGCCGCATGCAGCACAAGCGGGTGGCGCATATCCGCACGACACCGCCGAATGCCTGA
- a CDS encoding prolyl-tRNA synthetase associated domain-containing protein: MKSRVLSLLDELAVPYRWVDHPAVFTVAESQAVLDEHLPVKNLLLCEQNGPRRILVVMAGERRLDLKALRGQLDSKKLQFAKPELLLASLGVTPGSVSLFSLLHEGAGEVELVVDERLVVHEGEVGFHPSDNTATIFFPAAKLRRVAEALRQRVRFISL, encoded by the coding sequence ATGAAATCTCGCGTCCTGTCCCTGCTTGACGAACTTGCCGTACCATACCGCTGGGTCGACCACCCCGCGGTATTCACCGTGGCCGAATCACAGGCCGTCCTTGACGAGCACCTGCCTGTCAAGAACCTGTTGCTCTGCGAGCAGAACGGGCCGCGCCGGATACTGGTAGTGATGGCCGGCGAGCGGCGGCTGGACCTGAAGGCACTGCGCGGACAGCTAGACAGTAAGAAGCTGCAGTTCGCCAAGCCGGAGCTGCTGTTGGCGTCGCTTGGCGTGACACCGGGTTCCGTCTCGTTGTTCAGCTTGCTGCATGAGGGGGCCGGCGAGGTGGAACTGGTGGTCGACGAACGGCTGGTAGTGCACGAGGGTGAGGTGGGCTTCCATCCCAGTGACAACACTGCTACTATCTTTTTCCCGGCGGCCAAGTTGCGGCGGGTGGCCGAGGCGCTACGACAGAGGGTCCGATTTATCAGTTTGTAG
- a CDS encoding neutral zinc metallopeptidase, producing MAYWDKITSRGNVEDRRSLGPGLIGGGLGALGIIISLAVSLLGGDPAVVQNALEQLQTVPGQSQQAESGEFAGEDSYETFATKVLGSNNELWNGIFSRNNLSYQEPRLVLFRGATSSGCGAATSAVGPHYCPADQTIYLDETFFDELKNRFGASGGDVAEAYVIAHEVGHHVQQQLGVMQEVQAAGNSNEQSVRLELQADCFAGIWSRSVAKAGVLEPGEIREAIDAAEAVGDDRIQQKTQGQVSPETWTHGSSEQRATWFNRGYDSGAPTSCNTFE from the coding sequence ATGGCCTATTGGGATAAGATAACCAGTCGGGGCAACGTTGAGGATCGGCGCAGCCTGGGTCCCGGCCTTATTGGTGGCGGCCTGGGCGCACTGGGAATCATCATCTCGCTCGCCGTCAGCCTGCTGGGCGGCGACCCGGCGGTGGTACAGAATGCCCTGGAGCAGCTGCAGACCGTGCCAGGCCAAAGCCAGCAGGCTGAATCCGGCGAGTTTGCCGGTGAGGACAGTTATGAAACATTCGCCACCAAGGTGCTTGGATCAAACAATGAGTTGTGGAACGGTATATTCAGCCGTAATAACTTGTCGTACCAGGAGCCGCGCCTCGTGCTCTTCCGCGGCGCCACCTCATCCGGGTGCGGCGCCGCCACCTCGGCCGTCGGGCCGCATTACTGCCCTGCGGACCAGACCATATACCTTGACGAGACGTTCTTTGACGAATTAAAAAACCGCTTCGGCGCTAGCGGCGGTGATGTGGCCGAAGCGTATGTCATCGCCCATGAGGTTGGCCATCATGTGCAGCAGCAACTGGGCGTCATGCAGGAGGTGCAGGCCGCCGGTAACAGCAATGAGCAGTCAGTCCGCCTGGAGCTGCAAGCGGATTGTTTTGCCGGCATCTGGAGCCGTTCGGTCGCCAAGGCCGGCGTGCTTGAGCCGGGCGAAATCCGCGAAGCCATCGATGCCGCCGAAGCCGTCGGCGACGACCGCATCCAGCAAAAAACGCAAGGACAGGTCAGCCCGGAGACCTGGACGCATGGCTCATCAGAGCAGCGGGCCACCTGGTTCAACCGCGGCTACGACAGCGGCGCGCCGACCAGCTGCAATACGTTTGAATAA
- a CDS encoding DedA family protein, translated as MYEYAVELIISLKYLGITIVMALFPSESIMPFVGSAASFGHLSLPAAVVAGTIGTSAGSIAVYLLARQASQETVYRFIDTRGKWLGLTRSNIERAGRWFDRHAGMTVFFGRFIPGIRTAVSVPAGFRRMPLGAFAGLTILGSAIDVLLLATIGYLAANRYDEIQNLINNTASAITACIGIAIAGSLLWRLWTHRRRAHDTI; from the coding sequence ATGTACGAATACGCCGTCGAACTTATCATTTCACTCAAATACCTTGGCATCACCATTGTCATGGCCCTCTTCCCTTCCGAATCAATCATGCCGTTCGTCGGTTCGGCGGCCTCGTTCGGACATCTGTCGCTGCCGGCGGCGGTCGTGGCCGGCACCATCGGCACGTCCGCCGGATCAATCGCCGTCTATCTGTTGGCGCGCCAGGCCAGCCAGGAGACCGTCTACCGCTTCATCGACACCCGCGGCAAATGGCTTGGCCTGACCCGTAGCAACATCGAACGGGCCGGCCGCTGGTTCGACCGCCACGCCGGTATGACCGTCTTTTTCGGCCGTTTCATTCCGGGCATCAGGACGGCGGTGTCGGTGCCGGCCGGGTTCCGGCGTATGCCGCTCGGTGCGTTTGCCGGACTGACTATCCTCGGCAGCGCCATCGACGTGCTCCTGCTGGCGACCATCGGCTACCTGGCGGCCAACCGCTACGATGAAATCCAGAACCTGATCAACAACACCGCCAGTGCCATCACCGCCTGTATCGGCATCGCCATTGCCGGCAGTCTGCTGTGGCGGCTATGGACACACCGCCGGCGCGCTCATGACACTATATGA
- a CDS encoding carbohydrate binding domain-containing protein — MNIAEKGISIRRHGAGFTIVELLIVIVIIGILAVIAIGAFSRAQDQARTATIQSDLKSAAKQLEQAKADTGNYPATGSGLPASPNTTYQYTYNAGSDTYCLTGLNGSSVYRVSSENRSPVSGNCAVPLTNLVANPSYSVNSTNWTTGGYGTGGVGSTVRTAGIGPTGGYAMRSTWTTASTAAGHSSGVTTNTALTNGAVYTASCYVRSNQAITSAMVRTQAGSSTYDSPAATLVPNSYARLSHTFTVNSANTSFTVSGRINNLAGTSDGLTFDVSNCMLTAGPTLYTYADGDSPGWTWSGTAGGSASSGPSL; from the coding sequence ATGAATATCGCTGAAAAGGGCATCAGTATACGGCGGCACGGGGCAGGCTTCACCATTGTGGAGCTGCTTATCGTCATCGTCATTATCGGTATCCTGGCAGTCATCGCCATCGGCGCCTTCAGCCGCGCCCAGGATCAGGCGCGTACCGCCACCATCCAGTCCGACCTTAAATCCGCCGCCAAGCAGCTGGAGCAGGCTAAAGCCGACACCGGTAATTATCCTGCCACCGGCAGCGGCTTGCCCGCCAGCCCCAACACTACGTACCAGTACACCTACAACGCCGGCAGTGACACCTATTGCCTGACGGGCCTGAACGGTTCATCGGTCTACCGGGTCAGTAGCGAGAACCGCAGCCCGGTCAGTGGGAACTGTGCCGTGCCGTTGACCAATCTGGTAGCCAACCCGAGCTATAGCGTCAACTCGACCAACTGGACGACCGGTGGCTATGGCACTGGCGGCGTGGGATCCACGGTCCGGACGGCAGGTATCGGGCCGACCGGGGGCTATGCCATGCGCAGCACCTGGACGACGGCTTCGACCGCCGCCGGCCACTCCAGCGGCGTGACGACTAACACGGCTCTTACCAACGGTGCAGTCTATACGGCGTCGTGTTATGTACGGTCCAATCAGGCTATCACGTCGGCCATGGTTCGGACGCAGGCGGGCTCCTCTACCTACGATTCGCCCGCCGCGACGCTAGTGCCCAACTCATACGCCCGCCTCTCGCATACCTTTACCGTCAACTCGGCCAACACATCGTTCACCGTCTCCGGCCGCATCAACAACCTGGCAGGCACCAGCGACGGCCTGACCTTCGACGTCTCCAACTGCATGCTCACCGCCGGCCCTACACTATACACCTATGCCGACGGCGATTCGCCCGGCTGGACATGGAGCGGTACGGCGGGCGGCTCGGCTTCGAGCGGGCCCTCACTCTGA
- a CDS encoding cation diffusion facilitator family transporter: MERYGGRLGFERALTLMAKTLSDTRVVGTSLLVSISDVVLNLLVAAATGSTVLISQALQGLSDLLTGGLLLLGVKRSKRAADRAHQFGYGREVFFWVLMAGVLMFLGTGGLSVYFGVRQFIDPAPIYNVALAFIMLTLGLVSNFYSFSLSVRRLHQTNTHSGWWWQLRHSSIVETKATLLIDFLGTVAALLGLLAMTCYLATGDSRLDGLGSIAIGLVMMVASFYLIRDVRDLIVGRSVDPMLAGRIIGTVESVSGVHSVLDLRTMYLGSGKLLIILEVHIHDGLSTDQIEKIMDDVKRQVRDEIPEAHHIQVEVETPDSELYK; this comes from the coding sequence ATGGAGCGGTACGGCGGGCGGCTCGGCTTCGAGCGGGCCCTCACTCTGATGGCCAAGACCCTGAGCGATACCCGTGTCGTCGGCACTTCTTTGCTCGTCAGTATCTCTGATGTCGTCCTTAACCTGTTGGTGGCTGCGGCCACCGGCAGTACGGTGCTGATATCCCAGGCACTCCAAGGGCTTTCCGATCTGCTGACCGGCGGCCTGTTGCTGCTCGGTGTCAAGCGCTCCAAGCGGGCGGCCGACCGGGCGCATCAGTTCGGTTATGGCCGCGAAGTCTTCTTTTGGGTGCTGATGGCCGGCGTGCTGATGTTCTTGGGCACCGGCGGGCTTTCGGTGTACTTCGGGGTGCGGCAGTTTATCGATCCGGCACCGATTTATAACGTAGCACTGGCCTTCATCATGCTGACCCTCGGCCTGGTATCCAATTTCTATTCCTTCAGCCTGAGTGTCCGGCGTTTACACCAGACCAACACCCATTCCGGCTGGTGGTGGCAGCTGCGCCATTCCAGCATCGTCGAAACCAAGGCGACGCTGCTCATCGACTTCTTGGGCACTGTGGCCGCGCTACTGGGTCTGTTGGCCATGACCTGCTACCTTGCCACGGGCGATTCGCGGTTGGACGGGCTGGGCAGTATCGCCATCGGCCTGGTGATGATGGTGGCCTCGTTCTATCTCATCCGTGATGTCCGCGACCTGATCGTCGGCCGTTCCGTCGACCCGATGCTGGCCGGACGCATCATCGGCACCGTCGAGTCGGTCAGCGGCGTGCACTCGGTGCTGGACTTGCGGACGATGTATCTGGGCTCAGGCAAGCTGCTGATCATCCTGGAAGTCCACATCCATGATGGCCTGAGCACGGATCAGATTGAAAAAATCATGGACGATGTCAAGCGCCAGGTCCGGGATGAGATTCCCGAGGCGCATCATATCCAAGTTGAAGTAGAGACGCCGGACAGTGAATTATATAAGTGA
- a CDS encoding SDR family NAD(P)-dependent oxidoreductase, translating into MAQKDTITEHAQDTVPRERPDRVALITGATSGIGRATALEFARQGYDVALLARRQAELHAIAKECEEQGVRAVIAVADVTDETAVQKAAEMAIRAFGHIDIWVNNAAVSLFAKFETAPSDEYRRVIETNLFGYIHGARTAIKQFKHQGHGTLINVSSVTAQAPQPYTSAYVASKYAIRGLSASLRMELQLDGLADAIHVTTVMPASVDTNLFQNAANHTDREVVALEPVYDAGYVAKHIVKLAKHPRREAIIGPAGKLMALEYALMPGRYEQKMAAFYDRDHLGEHAEDKTAGNLFAPLIGNTGVAGGWRDRRIRADQLNKMVGVATAGLVALAGAGLMLWRQHRTHPMTGK; encoded by the coding sequence ATGGCTCAGAAAGACACCATCACAGAACATGCCCAGGACACCGTGCCCCGGGAACGCCCGGACAGGGTAGCCCTCATCACCGGCGCCACCAGCGGCATCGGCCGGGCGACGGCGCTGGAATTTGCACGCCAGGGATACGACGTGGCGCTGCTGGCCCGGCGCCAGGCCGAGCTGCACGCCATTGCTAAAGAGTGCGAGGAGCAGGGCGTCCGTGCCGTCATCGCCGTCGCCGACGTCACCGACGAGACCGCCGTGCAGAAAGCGGCCGAAATGGCCATCCGGGCCTTTGGCCATATCGACATCTGGGTCAACAACGCCGCCGTCTCGCTTTTTGCCAAATTCGAGACCGCCCCGTCCGACGAGTACCGCCGGGTCATCGAGACCAATCTCTTTGGCTACATCCATGGCGCCCGTACCGCTATCAAACAGTTCAAGCACCAGGGGCATGGCACCCTGATCAACGTCAGCTCGGTCACCGCCCAGGCACCCCAGCCCTACACCAGCGCTTATGTGGCCAGTAAATACGCCATCCGCGGCCTCTCGGCCAGTTTGCGCATGGAACTGCAGCTGGACGGATTGGCTGATGCGATCCATGTCACCACCGTCATGCCGGCCTCGGTCGATACTAACCTATTCCAGAACGCCGCCAACCACACCGACCGCGAAGTCGTAGCATTGGAACCGGTCTACGATGCGGGGTATGTGGCCAAACACATCGTCAAGCTGGCCAAGCACCCCAGGCGCGAAGCCATCATCGGCCCTGCCGGCAAACTGATGGCATTGGAGTACGCCCTGATGCCTGGCCGTTACGAGCAGAAGATGGCCGCCTTTTACGACCGCGACCACCTTGGCGAACATGCCGAAGACAAGACCGCCGGCAACCTCTTTGCCCCGCTCATCGGCAACACGGGCGTTGCTGGCGGCTGGCGCGACCGGCGCATCCGGGCCGACCAGCTCAATAAGATGGTCGGCGTCGCGACGGCAGGCCTGGTAGCGTTGGCCGGTGCCGGGCTGATGCTTTGGCGGCAGCACCGTACACACCCCATGACCGGTAAGTAA
- a CDS encoding stress-induced protein, giving the protein MATSDRGFASMDEKRQKEIASMGGHAQGKENNPANFANDRKKAAAAGAKGGKNQPTAAKAKGGKNSHRGSDNT; this is encoded by the coding sequence ATGGCTACATCAGACAGAGGTTTTGCATCCATGGACGAAAAACGGCAGAAAGAGATTGCAAGCATGGGCGGACACGCTCAAGGCAAGGAAAATAACCCGGCTAATTTTGCCAACGACCGCAAGAAGGCCGCTGCCGCCGGTGCCAAGGGCGGCAAGAACCAGCCGACCGCCGCCAAGGCCAAGGGTGGCAAGAATAGCCACCGCGGCAGCGATAACACTTAG
- a CDS encoding response regulator transcription factor: MSRILLVEDEAMLREAFTIALMAEKFNVDTAANGQEALDKVQRSAPPYDLILLDLMMPVLDGVGFLKSANLPKTAPGTKVFVLSNLSSGEEISEVMELGIHGYKLKASLTPNDVITLVRDNL; encoded by the coding sequence ATGAGCCGCATCCTGCTGGTTGAAGATGAAGCCATGTTGCGCGAAGCTTTCACTATCGCGCTGATGGCCGAGAAGTTCAATGTCGATACGGCTGCCAACGGACAGGAGGCGCTCGATAAGGTACAGCGTTCCGCACCACCCTACGACCTCATATTGCTCGACCTGATGATGCCCGTGCTGGATGGTGTCGGCTTTCTAAAATCTGCCAACCTACCCAAGACCGCGCCCGGCACAAAGGTCTTTGTGCTGAGCAATCTGTCCAGCGGCGAGGAAATATCAGAAGTCATGGAGCTGGGCATCCACGGCTACAAACTCAAGGCATCACTGACTCCCAACGATGTCATCACGCTGGTGCGCGACAACCTCTGA